The Chloroflexota bacterium genome contains a region encoding:
- a CDS encoding M67 family metallopeptidase — MPLEVTRRQLDDMVAHARDEAPLECCGIIGGTGDRALATYRTRNIDQSRVHYTIHPEDHYRVTREIEDVREWDVLGFYHSHPASEAFPSATDLRHALESGYSEVSRFVIVSLADPSAPVARSFWLRGGDIEEEPLVIVADGDSD, encoded by the coding sequence ATGCCCTTGGAAGTCACCCGCCGCCAGCTGGACGACATGGTGGCGCACGCCCGCGACGAAGCGCCCCTGGAGTGCTGCGGCATCATCGGCGGCACGGGCGATCGGGCGCTGGCGACCTACCGCACCCGCAATATCGACCAGAGCCGGGTGCACTACACGATCCATCCCGAGGATCACTACCGCGTCACGCGCGAGATCGAGGACGTGCGCGAGTGGGACGTGCTCGGCTTCTATCACTCCCACCCGGCGAGCGAGGCGTTTCCCTCCGCCACCGACCTCCGGCACGCGCTGGAGTCGGGCTACAGCGAGGTCTCGCGCTTCGTCATCGTCTCGCTGGCCGATCCAAGCGCTCCGGTGGCGCGCTCGTTCTGGCTCAGAGGCGGGGACATCGAAGAAGAGCCGCTGGTAATCGTCGCGGATGGGGACTCCGATTAG
- a CDS encoding ATP-binding protein — translation MNRPDPISDQPLERNDPFGLSTFSIRRYSVQHMVLLFTVIGLLIGTNVVAVLHGNTVLIVLAGTLLGLTLAMTALVLHVGIRTVAVEIWIRRLGMGDFEYRIEPRGNDEVSKACLALETLRQSSIRAMQLDLVQKLSDELQEKNATLEDTLDELRKSQDRIISQQKLAELGELSAGVAHEIRNPLQFIRNFATASEDIAGQIKAAPEQPDDGDLETVDELTEDLVENMRRIVMHSERADRIIADLLVMGRRGDGAFEPVDLNPLLAKQASLAYQAAQAQTPGFSATVRQQLDPDVGRIVAVPEDLARVFTNLVTNACHAVAERAELSGDDYAPELRIGSRRTAEGVEVTIRDNGMGMTPEVMAKIFSPFFTTKESSRSTGLGLTLSHEIVREHGGQIVAESQPGEFTEMTVQLPRNPGDPGHMSERLARRPTTDLGVDAASLIAEERAARDAEMG, via the coding sequence ATGAACCGCCCGGACCCGATCTCCGACCAGCCCCTGGAGCGCAACGACCCGTTCGGGCTGTCGACGTTCTCCATCCGGCGCTACTCGGTGCAGCACATGGTGCTGCTCTTCACGGTCATCGGGCTCCTGATCGGCACCAACGTCGTCGCCGTGCTCCACGGGAACACCGTCCTGATCGTCCTCGCCGGGACGCTGCTGGGCCTGACGCTCGCCATGACCGCGTTGGTCCTGCACGTCGGCATTCGAACCGTCGCCGTGGAGATCTGGATCCGCCGTTTGGGCATGGGCGACTTCGAATACCGCATCGAGCCCAGGGGCAACGACGAGGTGTCCAAGGCCTGCCTGGCGCTGGAGACGCTGCGGCAGAGCTCCATCCGGGCCATGCAGCTCGACCTGGTGCAGAAGCTCTCCGATGAGCTGCAGGAAAAGAACGCCACGCTGGAAGACACCCTGGACGAGCTGCGGAAGAGCCAAGACCGCATCATCAGCCAGCAGAAACTGGCCGAGCTGGGCGAGTTGTCGGCCGGAGTGGCGCATGAAATCCGCAATCCACTGCAGTTCATCCGCAACTTCGCCACGGCCTCGGAGGACATCGCCGGCCAGATCAAGGCAGCGCCCGAGCAGCCTGACGACGGCGACCTGGAGACGGTGGACGAGTTGACCGAGGACCTGGTGGAGAACATGCGGCGCATCGTGATGCACAGCGAACGCGCCGACCGGATCATTGCGGACTTGCTGGTGATGGGACGTCGCGGCGACGGGGCGTTCGAGCCGGTGGACCTGAATCCGCTTCTGGCGAAGCAGGCGAGCCTGGCCTACCAGGCCGCGCAGGCCCAAACGCCCGGGTTCTCGGCGACGGTCCGCCAGCAGTTGGACCCGGACGTGGGCCGGATCGTCGCGGTACCGGAAGACCTGGCCCGTGTGTTCACCAACCTGGTGACCAACGCCTGCCATGCCGTGGCGGAGCGGGCGGAGCTATCCGGCGACGACTACGCGCCCGAGCTGCGGATCGGGAGTCGACGCACGGCCGAGGGCGTGGAGGTGACCATCCGCGACAACGGCATGGGTATGACGCCCGAAGTCATGGCCAAGATCTTCAGCCCCTTCTTCACCACCAAGGAGAGCAGCCGGAGCACCGGGCTGGGATTGACGCTGTCACACGAAATCGTGCGCGAGCATGGCGGGCAGATCGTCGCGGAGTCGCAGCCCGGCGAATTCACCGAAATGACGGTGCAGTTGCCCAGGAATCCCGGGGATCCGGGCCACATGAGCGAGCGGCTGGCCCGGCGTCCGACCACCGACCTCGGCGTCGACGCCGCGTCCCTAATTGCGGAGGAGCGCGCCGCCCGTGACGCCGAAATGGGGTGA
- the larE gene encoding ATP-dependent sacrificial sulfur transferase LarE, whose translation MGTPISTAATAPGYAPTTDVDAPLDDKLAALRVNLRRMARVVVAYSGGVDSSLLAKVAHDVLGDEAVAVTALSASLAESERDEAAQVAAEIGIRHEMIVTHELENADYRRNDRMRCFHCKAELFDCLQRYADAQGIPYMVYGPVVDDLGDFRPGMAASRQRGARAPMVEAGLRKADVRELARRFDLPTWDKPAQACLASRVAYGTEVTVERLSQVERAEALLRAEGLHELRVRHHDAIARIEVPIEALPRLVDDPERRRRIVDGIKALGFAFVTLDLEGFRSGSMNEALPLADQDAP comes from the coding sequence ATGGGGACTCCGATTAGCACCGCCGCGACCGCGCCCGGCTACGCGCCGACCACGGACGTCGACGCGCCGCTCGACGACAAGCTCGCCGCGCTGCGGGTCAACCTGCGGCGCATGGCGCGGGTGGTGGTGGCCTATTCGGGCGGCGTGGACAGCAGCCTGCTCGCCAAGGTGGCGCACGACGTGCTCGGCGATGAGGCGGTGGCGGTGACCGCGCTGTCGGCCAGTTTGGCCGAATCCGAGCGCGACGAGGCGGCGCAAGTGGCGGCGGAGATCGGCATTCGCCACGAAATGATCGTGACCCACGAGCTCGAAAATGCCGACTATCGCCGCAACGACCGCATGCGCTGCTTTCACTGCAAGGCGGAGCTGTTCGACTGCTTGCAGCGCTACGCGGACGCGCAGGGGATTCCCTACATGGTTTACGGCCCGGTGGTGGACGACCTGGGCGATTTCCGCCCGGGCATGGCGGCCAGCCGGCAGCGCGGCGCGCGCGCGCCCATGGTGGAAGCCGGGCTGCGCAAGGCCGACGTGCGCGAGCTGGCCCGCCGCTTCGACCTGCCCACCTGGGACAAGCCGGCCCAGGCCTGCCTGGCGTCGCGCGTGGCCTATGGAACGGAGGTGACCGTGGAGCGCCTGAGCCAGGTCGAGCGCGCCGAGGCGCTGCTGCGAGCGGAAGGACTGCACGAGCTGCGCGTGCGCCACCACGACGCCATCGCCCGCATCGAAGTCCCAATCGAGGCGCTGCCGCGCCTGGTCGACGATCCGGAGCGTCGGCGCCGAATCGTGGACGGCATCAAGGCGCTCGGCTTCGCCTTCGTCACGCTAGACCTCGAGGGCTTTCGGTCCGGCTCGATGAACGAGGCGCTGCCGCTCGCCGACCAGGACGCGCCGTAG
- a CDS encoding uridine kinase, whose product MSARSDVIRELTAKIHSLKLGHPARVAIDGIDGAGKTSLADELVEPLASFGRPTIRASIDGFHRSRAERYRQGQDSAEGYYRDSFDHAALEAALLRPLGPAGSRRYRTAIFDHRADRPVRQELQTADSTAVLLFDGVFLLRPELVHLWDFTIFVKTTFAIALERVVSRDASAFGSGAAARDRYESRYQPGQRLYLAEADPEQHADAVVINEEVSRPRIVSPT is encoded by the coding sequence GTGAGCGCCCGGTCTGATGTAATCCGCGAGCTGACTGCCAAGATTCACTCGCTCAAGCTGGGGCATCCTGCGCGTGTCGCCATCGACGGCATCGATGGCGCCGGCAAGACGTCGTTGGCGGATGAGCTCGTCGAACCGCTCGCGTCGTTCGGTCGTCCAACGATCCGCGCGTCAATCGACGGCTTTCACCGAAGCCGGGCCGAGCGGTACCGCCAAGGCCAAGACTCGGCGGAGGGCTACTACCGCGACTCGTTCGACCATGCCGCTCTCGAAGCGGCGTTGCTCCGGCCGCTTGGACCGGCCGGGAGCCGCCGATACCGCACGGCGATCTTCGACCATCGCGCTGACAGGCCGGTCAGGCAAGAACTCCAGACTGCGGATTCGACCGCTGTTCTGCTCTTCGACGGCGTCTTTCTGCTTCGGCCCGAACTCGTGCACTTGTGGGATTTCACGATATTCGTGAAGACGACGTTCGCCATCGCCCTCGAGCGAGTAGTGTCGCGCGACGCATCGGCGTTTGGCTCCGGCGCTGCCGCCCGAGATCGGTATGAGTCCCGGTATCAACCGGGGCAGCGCCTCTACCTCGCCGAAGCCGATCCCGAGCAGCATGCCGATGCCGTGGTCATCAATGAGGAGGTTTCCAGACCGAGGATCGTCTCGCCTACGTGA